A DNA window from Zingiber officinale cultivar Zhangliang chromosome 3A, Zo_v1.1, whole genome shotgun sequence contains the following coding sequences:
- the LOC122051082 gene encoding calcium-dependent protein kinase 20-like, giving the protein MGSGWAAPSDPDGKPRKKKGKQREERRNLVVLRNPTGRDICSRYKLGKELGRGEFGITYLCTEKTSGEHFACKSISKKKLRTILDIEDVRREVEIMRHLPAHPNIVSLKDTYEDDAKVHLVMELCEGGELFDRIVARGHYTEREAAAVTRTIIEVIQVCHEHGVMHRDLKPENFLFGNKKEKAPLKAIDFGLSVFFKPGERFTEIVGSPYYIAPEVLKGNYGPEIDVWSAGVILYILLCGVPPFWADTDKGIAQAILRSVIDFKREPWPRVSGGAKDLVMHMLDRDPKKRFKAQQVLDHPWLQKTKKAPNVNLGQTVGERLRQLSVMNKFKKKALRVIAEYLSEEAAADIMEMFQKLDINKKGSISLEEIKFGLHKLGHQIPDADLQILMDAADVDRSGTLDYGEFVAVSIHLQKIVYEEHLHKAFSYFDQNKSGYIEMEELRDSLADDMGPNHEEVISAIYRHVDTDKDGKISYKEFAATMKVGTDWRKASRQYSRVRFSTLSSKLMKES; this is encoded by the exons ATGGGCAGTGGCTGGGCAGCCCCCAGCGATCCTGATGGGAAGCCgaggaagaagaaggggaaaCAGAGGGAGGAGAGACGGAACTTGGTCGTCCTCAGGAATCCCACCGGCCGAGACATCTGCAGCCGGTACAAGCTCGGGAAGGAGCTCGGCCGCGGCGAGTTCGGCATCACCTACTTATGCACCGAAAAGACCTCCGGGGAGCACTTTGCCTGCAAATCCATCTCTAAGAAGAAGCTGCGCACCATCCTTGACATTGAGGACGTTCGCCGGGAGGTTGAGATCATGAGGCATTTGCCCGCCCACCCCAACATCGTCAGCCTCAAGGACACCTACGAGGACGACGCCAAAGTCCACCTCGTCATGGAGCTATGCGAAGGAGGGGAGCTCTTCGATAGGATCGTTGCAAGGGGGCATTACACCGAACGGGAGGCAGCTGCCGTGACTCGTACAATCATTGAAGTGATTCAG GTATGTCACGAGCATGGGGTCATGCACCGGGATCTCAAACCTGAGAACTTCCTGTTTGGGAACAAAAAGGAAAAGGCACCACTGAAAGCCATTGATTTTGGATTGTCAGTCTTCTTTAAACCTG GCGAACGCTTCACTGAAATTGTCGGCAGCCCTTATTACATTGCACCAGAGGTTCTAAAGGGAAATTATGGCCCAGAAATTGATGTGTGGAGTGCTGGAGTTATACTATACATCCTTCTTTGTGGTGTCCCCCCATTTTGGGCAG ATACTGATAAGGGTATTGCACAGGCAATTTTACGTTCTGTGATAGATTTTAAGAGAGAACCTTGGCCAAGAGTTTCTGGTGGTGCTAAAGATCTTGTGATGCATATGCTTGATCGAGACCCCAAGAAGAGGTTTAAGGCTCAGCAAGTCCTGG ATCATCCATGGCTGCAGAAGACGAAGAAAGCTCCTAATGTTAATCTTGGTCAAACTGTAGGAGAAAGATTGCGGCAGCTCTCTGTTATGaacaaatttaaaaagaaagCCTTAAGG GTAATAGCTGAATATTTATCTGAAGAAGCAGCTGCTGACATTATGGAAATGTTTCAGAAGTTGGATATAAACAAAAAAGGAAGCATTTCTCttgaagaaataaaatttggtCTACACAAGCTTGGCCATCAGATTCCAGATGCCGATCTCCAGATATTAATGGATGCG GCTGATGTTGATCGAAGCGGCACTCTAGATTATGGTGAATTTGTTGCTGTATCAATTCACCTGCAGAAAATTGTGTATGAGGAGCACCTTCACAAAGCGTTTTCATACTTTGACCAGAATAAGAGTGGTTATATAGAAATGGAAGAGCTCAGAGATTCATTGGCTGATGATATGGGTCCAAATCATGAAGAAGTCATTAGTGCTATTTATCGTCATGTTGACACAGACAAG GATGGAAAAATAAGTTACAAGGAGTTTGCGGCAACTATGAAGGTTGGCACAGATTGGAGGAAGGCATCAAGGCAATACTCAAGGGTGCGGTTCAGTACCCTCAGTTCAAAGTTGATGAAAGAATCATGA